A part of Oncorhynchus masou masou isolate Uvic2021 chromosome 30, UVic_Omas_1.1, whole genome shotgun sequence genomic DNA contains:
- the LOC135522202 gene encoding CD83 antigen-like, with product MLFQLVCILAASVQGGLTQDRPTQEVKSVCGEDSILKCKAICKPGVQYRAVRWYKLGEEPSNKESGLLMKRLSSPNSTTQWYAGLERKVELLADNSFDIFLTNVTAVDSGRYKCLLAAPVGEQNQEGQVHLRVTGCLESTDQSEERDTILVLSIVGIVAALLIFTISYVILRNMLLQRSKKYPQEPLLDAPLEKKDLMLIYTLGPNWSRQGSIKHVCV from the exons ATGCTTTTTCAACTCGTCTGCATATTAG CTGCCTCTGTGCAAGGTGGCCTCACACAGGATAGGCCCACACAAGAGGTGAAGTCAGTTTGTGGAGAGGACTCAATTCTGAAATGTAAAGCAATATGTAAGCCTGGGGTCCAATACCGGGCGGTGAGGTGGTACAAG CTGGGTGAGGAGCCCTCTAATAAGGAGTCCGGTCTATTGATGAAGAGGCTATCATCACCTAACAGCACCACCCAATGGTACGCCGGTCTGGAGCGTAAAGTGGAACTTTTGGCTGATAATTCTTTTGATATCTTCCTGACCAATGTAACAGCTGTTGATAGCGGGAGGTACAAGTGTCTCCTGGCAGCACCTGTAGGAGAGCAGAACCAGGAGGGGCAGGTTCACCTCAGAGTGACAG GTTGCCTTGAGTCCACAGACCAATCAGAAGAAAGGGATACCATCCTAGTTCTTTCCATTGTGGGGATTGTGGCGGCATTGCTGATATTCACCATCAGCTAT GTCATCCTAAGGAATATGTTATTGCAAAGGAGTAAGAAGTATCCACAAGAACCACTTCTAGATGCACCCCTTGAGAAGAAAGATTTAATGTTGATTTACACTCTGGGGCCAAACTGGTCGAGACAGGGTTCCATaaaacatgtctgtgtgtga
- the LOC135522201 gene encoding CD83 antigen-like, whose translation MFFQLVWILAASVQCGLTQDRPTHEVKSVCGEDSILKCKAICKPGVQYRAVRWYKLGEEPSNKESGLLMKRLSSPNSTTQWYAGLERKVELLADDSFDIFLPNVMAVDSGRYKCLLAAPVGEQNQEGQVHLRVTGCLESTDESEERDTILVLSIVGIVVALLIFTISYVILRNMLLQRSKKYPQEPLLDAPLEKKDLMLIYTLGPNWSRQGSIKHVCV comes from the exons ATGTTTTTTCAACTCGTCTGGATTCTAG CTGCCTCCGTGCAATGTGGGCTCACACAGGATAGGCCTACCCATGAAGTGAAGTCAGTTTGTGGAGAGGATTCAATTCTGAAATGTAAAGCAATATGTAAGCCTGGGGTCCAATACCGGGCGGTGAGGTGGTACAAG CTGGGTGAGGAGCCCTCTAATAAGGAGTCTGGTCTATTGATGAAGAGGCTATCATCACCTAATAGCACCACCCAATGGTACGCCGGTCTGGAGCGTAAAGTGGAACTTTTGGCTGATGACTCTTTCGATATCTTCCTGCCCAATGTAATGGCTGTTGATAGCGGGAGGTACAAGTGTCTCCTGGCAGCACCTGTAGGAGAGCAGAACCAGGAGGGGCAGGTTCACCTCAGAGTGACAG GTTGCCTTGAGTCCACAGACGAATCAGAAGAAAGGGATACCATTCTAGTTCTTTCCATTGTGGGGATTGTGGTGGCATTGCTGATATTCACCATCAGCTAT GTCATCCTAAGGAATATGTTATTGCAAAGGAGTAAGAAGTATCCACAAGAACCACTTCTAGATGCACCCCTTGAGAAGAAAGATTTAATGTTGATTTACACTCTGGGGCCAAACTGGTCGAGACAGGGTTCCATaaaacatgtctgtgtgtga